In Macrotis lagotis isolate mMagLag1 chromosome 8, bilby.v1.9.chrom.fasta, whole genome shotgun sequence, a single genomic region encodes these proteins:
- the NT5C3A gene encoding cytosolic 5'-nucleotidase 3A isoform X2, protein MNNQEYDILVKMMPEFQKSTVHIKNPAKVEEILCGLIKGGATKLQIITDFDMTLSRFSYNGKRCPTCHNVIDNCKLVSDECRQKLFQLKEKYYAIEIDPDLTIEEKFPYMVEWYTKSHTLLVEQGLPKNKIGEVVEESDVMLKEGYEHFFDKLKEHNIPVFIFSAGIGDVLEEVIRQAGVYHNNVKVVSNFMDFDENGVIKGFKGELIHVFNKHDGALKSTQYFKQLKDNSNIILLGDSQGDLRMADGVANVDNILKIGYLNDRVEELLEKYMDSYDIVLVKEESLELVNSILQKIL, encoded by the exons ATGCCAGAATTCCAGAAGAGCACTGTTCACATCAAGAACCCAGCCAAAGTGGAGGAGATTCTCTGTGGCCTGATTAAGGGAGGAGCCACCAAACTCCAG ataatTACAGACTTTGATATGACATTAAGCAGATTTTCCTACAATGGAAAAAGGTGTCCAACATGTCATA ATGTCATTGACAACTGTAAGCTGGTTTCAGATGAATGTCGACAAAAG TTATTCCAACTAAAGGAAAAATACTATGCCATTGAAATCGATCCAGACCTCACCATAGAAGAGAAATTCCCTTACATGGTAGAATG GTATACAAAATCGCACACTTTGCTGGTGGAACAGGGGTTGCCAAAGAACAAGATTGGAGAAGTCGTGGAAGAATCTGATGTGATGCTCAA GGAAGGCTATGAGCACTTTTTTGACAAGCTCAAGGAACACAACATCCCTGTGTTCATATTTTCCGCCGGTATTGGAGATGTCCTGGAAGAGGTGATCCGCCAGGCTGGGGTCTATCATAACAATGTCAAAGTCGTGTCCAACTTCATGGATTTTGATGAAAAC GGGGTGATTAAAGGGTTCAAAGGGGAGCTCATCCACGTGTTCAACAAACATGATGGCGCCTTGAAGAGCACGCAGTACTTCAAGCAGCTGAAAGACAACAGCAACATCATCCTCCTGGGAGACTCCCAGGGAGACTTGAGGATGGCAGATGGCGTGGCCAACGTGGACAACATTCTGAAGATCGGCTACCTCAATGACCGC GTGGAAGAACTCTTAGAAAAATACATGGACTCTTACGACATTGTTCTGGTCAAAGAGGAGTCCCTGGAACTAGTCAATTCCATCCTTCAAAAAATCCTCTGA
- the NT5C3A gene encoding cytosolic 5'-nucleotidase 3A isoform X3 — protein sequence MPEFQKSTVHIKNPAKVEEILCGLIKGGATKLQIITDFDMTLSRFSYNGKRCPTCHNVIDNCKLVSDECRQKLFQLKEKYYAIEIDPDLTIEEKFPYMVEWYTKSHTLLVEQGLPKNKIGEVVEESDVMLKEGYEHFFDKLKEHNIPVFIFSAGIGDVLEEVIRQAGVYHNNVKVVSNFMDFDENGVIKGFKGELIHVFNKHDGALKSTQYFKQLKDNSNIILLGDSQGDLRMADGVANVDNILKIGYLNDRVEELLEKYMDSYDIVLVKEESLELVNSILQKIL from the exons ATGCCAGAATTCCAGAAGAGCACTGTTCACATCAAGAACCCAGCCAAAGTGGAGGAGATTCTCTGTGGCCTGATTAAGGGAGGAGCCACCAAACTCCAG ataatTACAGACTTTGATATGACATTAAGCAGATTTTCCTACAATGGAAAAAGGTGTCCAACATGTCATA ATGTCATTGACAACTGTAAGCTGGTTTCAGATGAATGTCGACAAAAG TTATTCCAACTAAAGGAAAAATACTATGCCATTGAAATCGATCCAGACCTCACCATAGAAGAGAAATTCCCTTACATGGTAGAATG GTATACAAAATCGCACACTTTGCTGGTGGAACAGGGGTTGCCAAAGAACAAGATTGGAGAAGTCGTGGAAGAATCTGATGTGATGCTCAA GGAAGGCTATGAGCACTTTTTTGACAAGCTCAAGGAACACAACATCCCTGTGTTCATATTTTCCGCCGGTATTGGAGATGTCCTGGAAGAGGTGATCCGCCAGGCTGGGGTCTATCATAACAATGTCAAAGTCGTGTCCAACTTCATGGATTTTGATGAAAAC GGGGTGATTAAAGGGTTCAAAGGGGAGCTCATCCACGTGTTCAACAAACATGATGGCGCCTTGAAGAGCACGCAGTACTTCAAGCAGCTGAAAGACAACAGCAACATCATCCTCCTGGGAGACTCCCAGGGAGACTTGAGGATGGCAGATGGCGTGGCCAACGTGGACAACATTCTGAAGATCGGCTACCTCAATGACCGC GTGGAAGAACTCTTAGAAAAATACATGGACTCTTACGACATTGTTCTGGTCAAAGAGGAGTCCCTGGAACTAGTCAATTCCATCCTTCAAAAAATCCTCTGA